A stretch of Aythya fuligula isolate bAytFul2 chromosome 1, bAytFul2.pri, whole genome shotgun sequence DNA encodes these proteins:
- the B3GALT5 gene encoding beta-1,3-galactosyltransferase 5 produces MKIGGAWLGLLMGQGLLASTSRHFSNKWINMMDFRKLKILVFLVGVSCVSFWFLYMNLNKLCIFCEKKQNYLLPKKTSGRFQGNFLQLPDIDCHKNPPFLVLLVTSSYQNISARMAIRQTWGKERMVASKRLVTYFLLGTTVNLTQQADIAAESQKYKDIIQKDFIDTYYNLTLKTMMGVEWIHKFCNQSSFVMKTDTDVFVNVFYLTELLLRKNRTTGFFTGFLKLHEYPIRKRESKWYVSIEEYPGTTYPPFCSGTGYVLSTDVASQIYNVSESTSFIKLEDVFIGLCLAKLNIQLEELHSEQTFFPEKITFSVSRFKKIVMCHEVKPSEQLSYWNHLVTEEHGGVL; encoded by the exons ATGAAGATTGGAGGAGCCTGGTTAGGTCTGCTAATGGGACAGGGCTTGCTGGCTTCAACATCCAGACATTTTTCCAACAAATGGATAAatatg atggATTTCAGAAAACTCAAGattcttgttttccttgtagGGGTTAGCTGTGTCAGCTTCTGGTTTTTGTACATGAATTTGAACAAACTCTGtatattctgtgaaaaaaaacagaattacttACTACCTAAAAAGACTTCTGGGAGATTCCAAGGAAACTTCTTGCAGCTCCCAGATATAGATTGCCATAAGAACCCACCTTTTCTCGTCCTCCTTGTGACATCTTCATACCAGAACATCAGTGCCAGGATGGCCATCCGGCAAAcctgggggaaggagagaatgGTGGCCAGCAAACGCCTTGTGACGTATTTCCTCTTGGGAACCACTGTGAATCTCACACAGCAGGCTGACATCGCTGCTGAAAGCCAAAAATACAAAGACATTATTCAAAAGGACTTTATAGACACATACTACAACCTGACTTTGAAGACCATGATGGGAGTTGAGTGGATTCACAAGTTTTGTAACCAGTCCAGCTTTGTGATGAAAACCGACACAGATGTGTTTGTCAATGTTTTTTACCTCACCGAGCTGCTTCTAAGGAAAAATAGGACCACAGGATTCTTCACAGGCTTTTTAAAACTGCACGAGTACCCCATAAGGAAGAGAGAGAGTAAGTGGTACGTGAGCATAGAAGAATATCCAGGAACGACCTACCCACCGTTTTGTTCAGGAACTGGCTATGTTTTATCCACTGATGTTGCTAGTCAGATCTATAATGTTTCAGAGAGCACTTCGTTCATCAAACTGGAGGATGTATTCATAGGACTGTGCCTTGCCAAATTAAACATTCAGCTGGAAGAGCTTCATTCAGAGCagacattttttccagaaaagattACATTCTCTGTTTCTCGCTTTAAGAAAATTGTGATGTGCCATGAAGTAAAACCATCTGAACAGCTGAGCTATTGGAATCACTTAGTGACAGAAGAACACGGAGGAGTGCTCTAG